The Halobellus sp. MBLA0158 genome has a window encoding:
- a CDS encoding proton-conducting transporter transmembrane domain-containing protein: MSGKLQSTAIGELPSGESESTAVPTAVTRLTWALFVASLGVLAGRLLGWWAPTGTAFGLFAVDGLTLLLWVVVTFFGGIVASYSRRYMAGTRGIDRFFGRVLGFVGAVMVLVAADHLLLFAAAWLGMGLVMADLIGHVRGWPQAQAAASLARRYFVGGTALLGVALAVLWWQTGATTVSGAVAAAGSLSSTTVFAVAGALVLAAMVQSALLPFHGWLLGSMTAPTPASALMHAGFVNAGGILLLRFAPVVTAEPSVMLAIVLVGAVSALGGKLLKSVQPDVKRRLGCSTVGQMGFMIMQAGLGFFGAAITHLILHGFYKAYKFLSSGSRIEHTGPKSGSDAASLGAVGAAITLLSAVAGGGVFVAITGKGAGLNSGLILTLVVVVTTLHAVRTTIAHTDLPAWARVGAVPLVFLPAIALYGAVYLAVKEVLHGLPIVTAAAELTVGHLLVAAAFLATYAAIESGAYRHSRRLYVALVNAAQPPSTTVLTSTEDYNEY, translated from the coding sequence ATGTCAGGGAAGTTGCAGTCTACGGCGATCGGAGAGCTACCGAGCGGCGAATCGGAGTCGACGGCGGTGCCGACGGCCGTCACCCGACTCACGTGGGCGCTGTTCGTCGCGTCCCTCGGTGTGCTCGCCGGCCGACTGCTCGGCTGGTGGGCGCCGACCGGGACGGCGTTCGGGCTCTTCGCCGTCGACGGGCTGACCCTGCTCCTGTGGGTCGTCGTGACCTTCTTCGGCGGCATCGTCGCCAGCTACTCGCGGCGGTATATGGCCGGCACGCGCGGGATCGACCGCTTCTTCGGCCGGGTCCTCGGCTTCGTGGGGGCCGTGATGGTCCTCGTCGCGGCCGATCACCTCCTGCTTTTCGCGGCCGCTTGGCTCGGGATGGGCCTCGTGATGGCCGACCTGATCGGCCACGTCCGCGGCTGGCCGCAGGCTCAGGCCGCCGCGAGCCTCGCCCGCCGGTACTTCGTCGGCGGCACCGCGCTCCTCGGCGTCGCCCTCGCTGTCCTGTGGTGGCAGACGGGCGCGACGACCGTCTCCGGCGCGGTCGCGGCCGCGGGCTCGCTCTCTTCGACCACCGTGTTCGCCGTCGCCGGCGCGCTCGTCCTGGCGGCGATGGTCCAGTCGGCGCTGCTGCCGTTCCACGGCTGGCTCCTGGGGTCAATGACGGCGCCGACGCCGGCCTCGGCGCTGATGCACGCGGGCTTTGTCAACGCCGGCGGGATCCTCCTGCTTCGCTTCGCCCCCGTCGTCACCGCGGAGCCCTCGGTGATGCTCGCGATCGTGCTCGTGGGCGCCGTCAGCGCCCTGGGCGGGAAGCTCCTCAAGTCGGTCCAGCCCGACGTCAAGCGCCGGCTCGGCTGCTCGACGGTCGGCCAGATGGGATTCATGATTATGCAGGCCGGCCTCGGCTTCTTCGGCGCCGCGATCACGCACCTGATCCTCCACGGCTTCTACAAGGCCTACAAGTTCCTCTCGTCGGGGAGCCGGATCGAGCACACGGGGCCGAAATCCGGGTCCGACGCCGCCTCGCTCGGCGCCGTCGGCGCGGCGATCACGCTCCTCTCGGCAGTCGCCGGCGGCGGCGTCTTCGTCGCCATCACCGGCAAGGGCGCGGGGCTGAACAGCGGCCTCATCCTGACGCTGGTCGTCGTCGTCACCACTCTGCACGCCGTGCGGACGACGATCGCCCACACCGACCTCCCCGCGTGGGCCCGGGTCGGAGCGGTTCCGCTCGTGTTCCTCCCCGCGATCGCCCTCTACGGCGCCGTCTACCTCGCCGTCAAGGAGGTCCTGCACGGCCTGCCGATCGTCACCGCGGCGGCCGAACTGACCGTCGGGCACCTCCTCGTGGCCGCCGCGTTCCTCGCGACCTACGCCGCGATCGAATCGGGCGCGTAC
- a CDS encoding Lrp/AsnC family transcriptional regulator, translating into MADSEIDDVDRAILHALQEDARNMSSGDIAERTGTSDSTVRKRIQRLESDGIIKGYSAEVDYQASGYPLRMLLFCTASIPERGELIPEILEIDGVVSVQELVTGEQNLLVTVVGQTDDDITPVAQELLEMGLTVADEVLVRSHETKPFGEFDSA; encoded by the coding sequence ATGGCCGACTCCGAGATCGACGACGTCGACAGAGCGATCCTCCACGCCCTCCAGGAGGACGCCCGAAACATGTCGTCGGGCGACATCGCCGAGCGGACCGGGACGTCCGACAGCACCGTCCGAAAGCGGATCCAACGGCTGGAGTCCGACGGCATCATCAAGGGGTACAGCGCCGAGGTCGACTACCAGGCCTCGGGCTATCCGCTCCGGATGCTGCTGTTCTGTACGGCCTCGATCCCCGAACGCGGCGAACTCATCCCCGAGATCCTGGAGATCGACGGCGTCGTCTCCGTCCAGGAGCTGGTCACGGGCGAGCAGAATCTGCTCGTCACCGTGGTCGGACAGACCGACGACGACATCACGCCGGTCGCCCAGGAACTGCTGGAGATGGGGCTGACCGTCGCCGACGAGGTGCTCGTCCGCAGCCACGAGACGAAGCCGTTCGGCGAGTTCGACTCGGCGTAG